In the Agrococcus sp. Marseille-Q4369 genome, one interval contains:
- the solA gene encoding N-methyl-L-tryptophan oxidase, translated as MGAQRDVTDSGEVADVAVVGLGAIGSSAAWRLAARGLDVVGIDQHKPGHAWGGSHGRSRLFRVACLEHPGLTPIARRARELWRELEASSGEELLLETGAVMIGRPGSRIIEGTLAAAREHDLPVERLTADEIVRRLPGHARLEPGDIGLWDPEAGILRPEAAIVAAVDAARAAGARIRTGERVLAIESDDGGVTVRLAGGDVRARRVVVAAGPWLGQLAEVPLVPHRVVMTWFRASDGHDASIDRLPVFIRTAPGTGQWIWGHGALEGDLAKVGPEFDGPFAPDDPDAIDREVHAGETDGIAALVAATFPDLEPEPAESTTCTMAHTPDGQFLVGPTDATGRVVVAGGCSGHSFKHAAALGELAAQLAVGEEPFADIGFLDPRRFALAG; from the coding sequence ATGGGTGCGCAGAGGGACGTCACGGACAGCGGGGAGGTCGCGGACGTCGCGGTCGTCGGGCTCGGCGCGATCGGCTCGAGCGCCGCGTGGCGGCTCGCCGCTCGCGGCCTCGACGTCGTCGGGATCGACCAGCACAAGCCGGGCCACGCGTGGGGCGGCTCGCACGGCCGCTCGCGGCTGTTCCGCGTCGCGTGCCTCGAGCACCCGGGGCTCACGCCCATCGCGCGCCGCGCGCGCGAGCTGTGGCGCGAGCTCGAGGCCTCGAGCGGGGAGGAGCTGCTGCTCGAGACCGGCGCGGTCATGATCGGTCGGCCGGGATCGCGCATCATCGAGGGCACGCTCGCCGCGGCACGGGAGCACGACCTGCCGGTCGAGCGGCTCACCGCCGACGAGATCGTGCGGAGGCTCCCAGGGCACGCGCGGCTCGAGCCCGGCGACATCGGGCTGTGGGACCCGGAGGCGGGGATCCTGCGGCCCGAGGCTGCGATCGTCGCGGCCGTCGACGCCGCTCGCGCCGCCGGTGCGCGCATCCGCACGGGCGAGCGGGTGCTCGCCATCGAGTCGGATGACGGTGGCGTGACGGTCCGGCTCGCCGGCGGCGACGTGCGCGCCCGCCGGGTCGTCGTGGCCGCAGGCCCGTGGCTCGGGCAGCTGGCCGAGGTGCCGCTCGTCCCGCACCGCGTGGTCATGACGTGGTTCCGCGCGAGCGACGGCCACGACGCATCCATCGACCGACTGCCGGTCTTCATCCGCACCGCGCCGGGCACCGGGCAGTGGATCTGGGGCCACGGGGCGCTCGAGGGCGATCTCGCGAAGGTCGGGCCCGAGTTCGACGGACCGTTCGCGCCCGACGATCCCGACGCGATCGACCGCGAGGTGCACGCTGGCGAGACCGACGGCATCGCGGCGCTCGTCGCGGCGACCTTCCCCGACCTCGAGCCCGAGCCGGCCGAGTCGACGACGTGCACCATGGCGCACACGCCCGACGGGCAGTTCCTCGTCGGGCCGACGGATGCGACGGGCCGGGTCGTCGTCGCGGGCGGCTGCTCGGGGCACTCGTTCAAGCACGCCGCCGCGCTCGGCGAGCTCGCGGCGCAGCTCGCGGTCGGCGAGGAACCCTTCGCCGACATCGGCTTCCTCGACCCGCGCCGCTTCGCCCTCGCCGGCTGA